The Podospora pseudopauciseta strain CBS 411.78 chromosome 2 map unlocalized CBS411.78m_2, whole genome shotgun sequence genome has a window encoding:
- the tsn1 gene encoding Translin-1 (COG:S; EggNog:ENOG503P06S) — MPPMIDPSLFDQIKSKIEEDTTVRKELEQIVDELHQHVSFTQGLLSKIHSTPRSKYATLLPQVEEGIKSQVATVGKLSAFASQYPYYKYNHKWTRPLQDSLSTCLLFTWLSTHTLLTPLQLATYYSVPLNLTAQDDAFHITTEEYLLALVSIIDDLSRLAMNSVTLGDTALAVEISAFIRDLHAGFQVLNLKNDILRKRVDSIKYAVKKVEDVVYDLSLRGLIPAVGAEDEKKGE; from the exons ATGCCCCCCATGAtcgacccctccctcttcgacCAAATCAAGTCCAAGATCGAAGAGGACACCACCGTCCGCAAGGAGCTCGAGCAGATTGTCGACGAGCTTCACCAGCATGTCTCCTTCACGCAGGGTTTGTTGTCCAAGATTCACTCAACCCCGCGGTCAAAGT ACgcaaccctcctcccccaagtAGAAGAGGGCATCAAATCCCAAGTCGCCACCGTAGGCAAGCTCTCAGCGTTTGCATCTCAATATCCTTACTACAA ATACAACCACAAATGGACCCGCCCCCTCCAAGACTCCCTCTCCACttgcctcctcttcacctggCTATCCacccacaccctcctcacccccctccagctGGCCACATACTACTCCGTCCCTTTGAACCTCACAGCCCAAGACGATGCATTCCACATTACCACCGAGGAgtacctcctcgccctcgtcTCCATAATCGACGACCTCTCCCGCCTGGCGATGAATTCCGTCACGCTCGGCGACACCGCTCTCGCGGTGGAGATCTCCGCCTTCATCAGGGACCTGCACGCCGGGTTCCAGGTCTTGAATCTGAAGAATGATATCctgaggaagagggttgaCAGCATCAAGTATGCCGTGAAAAAGGTCGAGGATGTGGTTTATGATttgagtttgagggggttgattcctgctgttggggcggaggacgaaaagaagggggagtGA